A section of the Chlorocebus sabaeus isolate Y175 chromosome 17, mChlSab1.0.hap1, whole genome shotgun sequence genome encodes:
- the TUBB gene encoding tubulin beta chain, protein MREIVHIQAGQCGNQIGAKFWEVISDEHGIDPTGTYHGDSDLQLDRISVYYNEATGGKYVPRAILVDLEPGTMDSVRSGPFGQIFRPDNFVFGQSGAGNNWAKGHYTEGAELVDSVLDVVRKEAESCDCLQGFQLTHSLGGGTGSGMGTLLISKIREEYPDRIMNTFSVVPSPKVSDTVVEPYNATLSVHQLVENTDETYCIDNEALYDICFRTLKLTTPTYGDLNHLVSATMSGVTTCLRFPGQLNADLRKLAVNMVPFPRLHFFMPGFAPLTSRGSQQYRALTVPELTQQVFDAKNMMAACDPRHGRYLTVAAVFRGRMSMKEVDEQMLNVQNKNSSYFVEWIPNNVKTAVCDIPPRGLKMAVTFIGNSTAIQELFKRISEQFTAMFRRKAFLHWYTGEGMDEMEFTEAESNMNDLVSEYQQYQDATAEEEEDFGEEAEEEA, encoded by the exons atGAGGGAAATCGTGCACATCCAGGCCGGTCAGTGTGGCAACCAGATCGGTGCCAAG TTCTGGGAGGTGATCAGTGATGAACATGGCATCGACCCCACCGGCACCTACCACGGGGACAGCGACCTGCAGCTGGACCGCATCTCCGTGTACTACAATGAAGCCACAG GTGGCAAATATGTTCCTCGTGCCATCCTGGTGGATCTAGAACCTGGGACCATGGACTCTGTTCGCTCAGGTCCTTTTGGCCAGATCTTTAGACCAGACAACTTTGTATTTG GTCAGTCTGGGGCAGGTAACAACTGGGCCAAAGGCCACTACACAGAGGGGGCCGAGCTGGTTGATTCTGTCCTGGATGTGGTACGGAAGGAGGCAGAGAGCTGTGACTGCCTGCAGGGCTTCCAGCTGACCCACTCACTGGGCGGAGGCACAGGCTCTGGAATGGGCACTCTCCTTATCAGCAAGATCCGAGAAGAGTACCCTGATCGCATCATGAACACCTTCAGTGTGGTTCCTTCACCCAAAGTATCTGACACCGTGGTCGAGCCCTACAATGCCACCCTCTCCGTCCATCAGTTGGTAGAGAACACTGATGAGACCTATTGCATTGACAACGAGGCCCTCTATGATATCTGCTTCCGTACTCTGAAGCTGACCACACCAACCTACGGGGATCTGAACCACCTCGTCTCAGCCACCATGAGCGGTGTCACCACCTGCCTCCGCTTCCCTGGCCAGCTCAATGCTGACCTCCGCAAATTGGCAGTCAACATGGTCCCCTTCCCACGCCTCCATTTCTTTATGCCTGGCTTTGCCCCTCTCACCAGCCGTGGAAGCCAGCAATATCGAGCTCTTACAGTGCCAGAACTCACCCAGCAGGTCTTCGATGCCAAGAACATGATGGCTGCCTGTGACCCCCGCCACGGCCGATACCTCACCGTGGCTGCTGTCTTCCGTGGTCGGATGTCCATGAAGGAGGTTGATGAGCAGATGCTTAACGTGCAGAACAAAAACAGCAGCTACTTTGTGGAATGGATCCCCAACAACGTCAAGACAGCTGTCTGTGACATCCCACCTCGTGGCCTCAAGATGGCAGTCACCTTCATCGGCAACAGCACGGCCATCCAGGAGCTCTTCAAGCGCATCTCAGAGCAGTTCACTGCCATGTTCCGCCGGAAGGCCTTCCTCCACTGGTACACAGGCGAGGGCATGGACGAGATGGAGTTCACTGAGGCTGAGAGCAACATGAACGACCTCGTCTCTGAGTATCAGCAGTACCAGGATGCCAccgcagaagaggaggaggatttCGGTGAGGAGGCCGAAGAGGAGGCCTAA